Proteins encoded by one window of Salvia splendens isolate huo1 chromosome 14, SspV2, whole genome shotgun sequence:
- the LOC121766026 gene encoding pyruvate kinase 1, cytosolic-like, producing MHSNHLLLEEPIRMATILEPSKPSFFPAMTKIVGTLGPRSRSVEVISDCLKTGMSVARFDFSWGDADSHQKTLENLKTAIKSTTKLCAVMLDTVGAEMQVVNKRETSITLKAEDKVTLTPDQGQEATSAVLPINFAGLAKAVKKGDTIFVGQYLFTGSETTSVWLEVDEVQGNDVVCVTKNSATLAGSLFTLHASQIRIDLPTLSEKDKEVISTWGVKNKIDFLSLSYTRHAEDVREARDFLSKHGDLSQTQIFAKIENVEGLTHFDEILQEADGIILSRGNLGIDLPPEKVFLFQKSAVYKCNMAGKPAVVTRVVDSMTDNLRPTRAEATDVANAVLDGCDAILLGAETLRGLYPVETISTVGKICAEAEKVFNQDQYFKRTVKFVGEPMTHLESIASSAVRAALKVKASVIICFTSSGRAARLIAKYRPTMPVLSVVIPRLKTNQLKWSFSGAFEARQSLVVRGLFPLLADPRHPAESTNATNESVLKVALNHGKASGVIKSHDRVVVCQKVGDASVVKIIELED from the exons ATGCATTCAAATCATTTGCTGCTCGAGGAGCCAATCCGGATGGCCACCATCCTTGAGCCATCCAAACCG AGTTTCTTCCCTGCTATGACGAAGATCGTCGGGACGCTCGGCCCGCGCTCTCGATCCGTCGAAGTCATTTCCGATTGCCTTAAGACTGGAATGTCCG TTGCGAGATTTGATTTTTCATGGGGCGATGCGGACTCTCACCAGAAGACTTTGGAGAATCTGAAGACTGCAATTAAGAGCACTACGAAACTCTGTGCT GTTATGCTAGACACCGTAGGTGCTGAAATGCAAGTTGTTAATAAGCGTGAGACATCTATAACACTTAAAGCCGAAGACAAGGTTACTTTGACTCCTGATCAAGGTCAAGAAGCAACATCTGCAGTTTTGCCGATCAACTTTGCTGGATTGGCTAAG GCTGTGAAGAAGGGTGACACCATTTTTGTCGGTCAGTACCTATTCACGGGAAGTGAGACGACTTCTGTATGGCTGGAG GTTGATGAAGTACAGGGTAATGATGTGGTTTGTGTTACCAAGAACTCAGCAACCTTGGCAGGATCACTATTTACACTgcatgcttcacaaattcgaattgaCCTGCCTACTCTATCTGAAAAGGACAAGGAG GTCATCAGCACTTGGGGGGTtaagaataaaatagattttCTTTCGTTATCATACACACGGCACGCAGAGGATGTCCGTGAG GCCCGTGATTTTCTGTCAAAGCATGGTGATCTGAGTCAGACTCAGATATTTGCTAAAATTGAAAATGTAGAG GGTTTAACCCATTTTGACGAGATCCTACAGGAGGCTGATGGCATCATCCTCTCTCGTGGGAATCTTGGCATAGACCTCCCACCTGAGAAG GTGTTCTTGTTTCAGAAGTCTGCTGTTTACAAATGTAACATGGCTGGAAAGCCTGCAGTTGTGACTCGTGTTGTCGATAGCATGACAGACAATTTGAGGCCCACTCGTGCTGAGGCAACTGATGTTGCTAATGCTGTTTTGGATG GATGTGATGCTATTCTTCTTGGTGCTGAGACCTTGCGTGGATTGTATCCTGTGGAAACTATTTCTACCGTTGGGAAAATCTGTGCTGAG GCAGAGAAGGTCTTCAATCAAGATCAATACTTCAAGAGGACTGTAAAGTTTGTTGGTGAACCAATGACTCACTTGGAATCTATTGCTTCCTCTGCG GTCCGTGCGGCCCTTAAAGTAAAGGCATCTGTCATAATATGCTTTACATCATCTGGAAGAGCTGCAAG ATTGATTGCAAAGTACAGGCCAACGATGCCTGTGTTATCTGTTGTCATTCCTCGGCTGAAGACAAATCAACTGAAGTGGAGTTTTAGCGGTGCATTTGAG GCTAGGCAATCACTTGTAGTGCGGGGCCTTTTCCCCTTGCTCGCTGATCCTCGGCATCCA GCTGAGTCCACAAACGCAACAAATGAGTCTGTTTTGAAGGTTGCACTTAATCATGGAAAAGCTTCTGGAGTTATCAAGTCCCACGATCGAGTAGTTGTGTGTCAGAAGGTCGGAGATGCTTCCGTGGTGAAGATCATCGAACTTGAAGATTAA